A single Maniola hyperantus chromosome 11, iAphHyp1.2, whole genome shotgun sequence DNA region contains:
- the LOC117986339 gene encoding protein FMC1 homolog — protein sequence MASITGKPALVTLRQLLSELRKQSSTKKLAENQMARYILDQYRKFQTTDQQLCKAADEMHFKAKSYYDYIHFSRLYKDINTEYKGKGERSVKETANMVGFKLPHDPK from the coding sequence ATGGCATCGATAACTGGGAAACCAGCTTTGGTTACTTTGAGACAGTTACTCTCGGAATTGAGAAAACAGAGTTCGACTAAGAAACTTGCGGAGAACCAAATGGCCAGATACATTCTGGATCAATACAGAAAGTTTCAGACTACAGATCAACAACTATGTAAAGCGGCTGATGAAATGCATTTTAAAGCAAAGTCTTATTATGATTACATCCATTTTTCAAGACTATACAAAGATATTAATACTGAATATAAAGGAAAGGGGGAAAGGAGTGTGAAGGAAACGGCAAACATGGTCGGTTTCAAATTGCCACATGATCCCAAATAG
- the LOC117986336 gene encoding SRR1-like protein, whose protein sequence is MSKPEIDSDGFQIVSSKKSYKKNTLVPRKEQKFRKNEIKIDTEKSYRRIQSAVDELEGSEYLKSTIKAVSNVLKHKTIIEIVCFGLGHIGECNVSRYQLAFLLCLKNCFKPQKVSVHDPIFYTDECELIKKFNLTLIEENTEGTYIITNKGISLVYLPHCPKQLTNNFLWSNWGLNLENCILLGNSFTSIIDSNSDRILAETVPFINRIHPITYEVSLDNNFTYKDIFNDTSIHYFSKEKLESLSSDFWMYKNKPQYIDTVEFITSLMVDKLTV, encoded by the exons ATGTCAAAACCAGAAATTGACAGTGATGGTTTTCAAATTGTTTCATCGAAAAAATCTTACAAAAAGAACACTCTAGTGCCTCGCAAGGAGCagaaatttcgtaaaaacgaaattaaaataGACACTGAGAAATCGTACAG GCGAATTCAAAGTGCTGTGGATGAATTAGAGGGATCAGAATATTTGAAAAGTACCATTAAAGCTGTAAGTAATGTTTTGAAACATAAAACCATCATAGAAATCGTTTGTTTCGGCCTTGGTCATATTGGAGAGTGCAATGTTTCAAGATACCAACTAGCCTTTTTACTGTGTTTGAAAAACTGTTTTAAACCTCAAAAAGTGTCGGTCCATGACCCTATCTTCTACACAGATGAGTGTGAacttataaaaaagtttaatttaaccCTTATTGAAGAAAATACTGAAGGCACTTACATAATAACCAATAAAGGTATTTCTTTGGTGTACTTACCACATTGCCCGAAACAGCTCACTAATAACTTCCTTTGGAGTAATTGGGGTTTGAATTTGGAAAATTGCATTCTTCTCGGCAACAGTTTCACATCAATCATAGACAGTAATTCAGATAGAATATTGGCTGAAACTGTACCATTCATAAATAGAATACATCCTATCACATATGAGGTGTCTTTAGATAACAATTTTACATACAAAGATATCTTTAATGATACTTCAATACATTACTTTTCTAAAGAAAAACTAGAGTCTCTCTCATCAGATTTTTGGATGTATAAAAATAAGCCACAGTATATAGACACTGTCGAGTTCATAACGTCTTTAATGGTTGATAAATTGACGGTATGA
- the LOC117986332 gene encoding short/branched chain specific acyl-CoA dehydrogenase, mitochondrial encodes MFPLRRVGCKILEQWRAPVAVAAKSKSFSTEAPRPLTMLTDDELAMRETIRKLATEQIAPLVKKMEDEHKIDEGIRQMLFDNGLMGIETPAEYSGSGCGFLTMMLVVEELSRVDPAVAAYVDIHNTLVNSLFMKLGTEEQKKKYLTKLCTEYAGSFCLTEPTSGSDAFALKTVAKKDGKDYVINGSKMWISNSDVAGVFLVMANADPSKGYKGITCFIAERDAPGLTVAKPENKLGIRASGTCMVHFDNVRVPEENILGEYGKGYKYAAGFLNEGRIGIAAQMIGLCQGCMDATIPYTLDRKQFGKSIYSFQGISYQIAHLQTQLEAARLLTYNAARLKENGLEFVKEAAMAKYFASEIAQTLTSKCIDFMGGVGFTRDFPQEKFFRDAKIGTIYEGTSNMQLQTIAKLIEKEYKQ; translated from the exons atgtttccttTGCGACGTGTCGGCTGTAAG ATCTTGGAGCAATGGCGGGCGCCGGTCGCAGTGGCTGCGAAATCGAAGAGTTTCAGTACAGAAGCCCCTCGACCTTTGACGATGCTGACAGATGATGAATTAGCTATGAGGGAGACAA TTAGAAAGCTGGCAACAGAACAAATAGCACCACTAGTCAAAAAGATGGAAGATGAGCACAAAATCGACGAAGGAATCAGACAAATGCTGTTCGATAATGGT CTAATGGGTATAGAAACACCGGCAGAGTACAGCGGTTCAGGGTGcggcttcctcacgatgatgCTGGTAGTGGAAGAGTTGTCCAGAGTAGACCCAGCGGTGGCCGCGTACGTGGATATCCACAATACATTGGTCAACTCCTTATTCATGAAGTTGGGGACGGAGGAACAGAAGAAGAAGTACTTGACGAAGTTGTGCACGGAATAC GCTGGCAGTTTCTGCTTAACAGAGCCAACTTCAGGCTCGGACGCCTTCGCGCTAAAGACTGTGGCAAAGAAGGACGGCAAGGACTACGTCATCAATGGCTCAAAGATGTGGATCTCCAACTCCGATGTAGCTGGCGTGTTCCTCGTTATGGCTAATGCTGATCCTTCGAAG GGTTACAAAGGCATCACGTGCTTCATAGCGGAGCGCGACGCGCCCGGCCTCACGGTCGCCAAGCCGGAGAACAAACTCGGCATCCGCGCATCCGGCACTTGTATGGTGCACTTCGACAACGTACGGGTGCCTGAGGAGAACATCCTGGGGGAATATGGGAAAGG TTACAAGTACGCGGCAGGCTTCCTCAACGAAGGCCGCATCGGGATCGCGGCGCAGATGATCGGCCTCTGCCAGGGTTGCATGGACGCCACCATCCCTTACACGCTGGACAGAAAGCAGTTCGGCAAGAGCATCTACTCTTTTCAG GGTATCAGCTACCAAATCGCGCATCTCCAAACGCAACTCGAAGCGGCGAGACTGCTTACTTACAACGCGGCACGACTCAAGGAGAACGGACTAGAATTTGTCAAGGAAGCCGCCATGGCCAAATACTTCGCTTCAG AAATAGCCCAAACCCTAACATCGAAGTGCATCGACTTCATGGGAGGAGTAGGTTTCACGAGAGACTTCCCTCAAGAGAAGTTCTTCCGCGACGCGAAGATCGGCACCATCTACGAAGGCACCAGCAACATGCAACTGCAGACCATAGCTAAACTCATTGAGAAGGAATACAAACAGTAG
- the LOC117986544 gene encoding activator of 90 kDa heat shock protein ATPase homolog 1 — MAKWGEGDPRWIVEERPDATNVNNWHWTEKNAGPWSQERLKELLNNLKIAQNGIDCKITEVEKIEGEATANNRKGKLIFFYEWDIKLKWEGLLAGGKDKVKGEVHIPNLSEENDVSEVDMTVTIKGSGDEAQRVKAFMHNVGKGEIRKQLSEYLRSLKEEFSKGLILPKKGEENAKPDNVSTITSGFNKKVNMEPVISAQKSPVGCKLDTKNIVLTETFQCRAQEFYDAMTRIEMVTAFTQGHVKMEAEKGGKFCLFGGNVTGEFRELVPGKKIVQYWRYKQWPDQHFSEVTFTIDEKDDHTLVTLKQDLVPSAEVDQTRENWKRYYFDSIKRAFGFGAFL; from the exons ATGGCTAAATGGGGAGAAGGAGACCCTCGTTGGATAGTAGAAGAGCGTCCGGACGCTACAAATGTAAATAACTGGCACTGGACGGAGAAGAACGCTGGTCCGTGGTCGCAAGAGCGTTTGAAGGAGTTactgaacaatttaaaaattgccCAAAACGGGATAGACTGTAAGATCACTGAAGTTGAGAAGATAGAGGGAGAGGCTACAGCTAACAATAGGAAAGGGAAGTTAATATTTTTCTATGAATGGGACATTAAGTTGAAGTGGGAAGGCCTGCTGGCTGGTGGCAAGGATAAGGTTAAGGGGGAAGTGCATATCCCGAACTTGTCAGAGGAGAATGACGTCAGTGAAGTTGAT aTGACTGTGACAATCAAAGGCAGTGGTGATGAAGCACAGAGAGTGAAAGCGTTCATGCATAATGTAGGCAAGGGGGAGATCCGTAAACAACTGTCAGAGTACCTCAGGAGCTTGAAAGAGGAATTCTCTAAAG GTCTGATCCTGCCCAAGAAAGGGGAAGAAAATGCGAAACCAGATAACGTTTCAACTATAACCAGTGGTTTCAACAAGAAAGTTAACATGGAACCTGTGATATCTGCCCAGAAGTCACCAGTAGGCTGTAAGCTGGATACCAAGAACATAGTATTGACGGAGACGTTCCAATGTAGGGCGCAGGAGTTTTACGATGCGATGACTCGAATAGAAATGGTTACCGCTTTCACTCAAG GTCACGTAAAAATGGAAGCAGAGAAAGGTGGAAAGTTTTGTCTTTTTGGCGGGAATGTGACGGGCGAGTTTCGTGAGCTGGTGCCGGGGAAGAAGATCGTGCAGTACTGGAGATACAAGCAGTGGCCCGACCAGCACTTCTCCGAAGTCACCTTTACTATTGACGAGAAG GATGACCACACGCTAGTAACACTGAAGCAGGACCTGGTTCCATCGGCGGAGGTGGATCAGACCAGGGAGAACTGGAAACGTTACTACTTCGACAGCATCAAGCGGGCTTTCGGCTTCGGCGCCTTCCTGTGA